In Poecilia reticulata strain Guanapo linkage group LG15, Guppy_female_1.0+MT, whole genome shotgun sequence, the sequence GGGGCTCCAGTCCAGGCTGGCGATTGGCTGAGTGGACAGAGTGGCGTTCTGCAAGAGGTTAACCGACCCGGCGACGCCCACATCCGCTCCGTCAGAGTCCTTCTTGCTTCGCTGTGCGGGGTACTCACTGGAGATGGgatttggggagaaaaaaaaaaaaggcatttaatactaagtaaaatataaaacttttttatttttactgttttttcacATGAGAACAGAAAACAGTGTATTATATTGAAATGTTATGTGTTGGATCATAACTATCTATAGACTTTGTAAGTTAACAGTTGGGTTTACGGTGACATTACATAGACACTAAGAAACActaatagaaaatgttttcaaaaagtggcttttattacAATCTTCTCTGAGCTTTACGACGGAGTGTCAGGGCCACCAAGGCTacaagaatttttgtttaattacaagaatgCAGCCATAACGTTAacagaataaagacacaattttaccagaagaacatttgaaaactatgggaataaagttgttttaatgagagaaaAGCTTCTGGCATTATCGTGATCTCACTTGAGAAGTtcagtctattttttcttttttttcctcgaaataaacaataatttcaaactcctgctactgataataaaaatcctttttgaAAACTGATACCGAAGTGGAACTTTAGAAGATGTTCACCATTCCtcgttttaagattttttttgtgtgttgggAGTTCTCAGAAATGTATTACTTTATTCTTCTAACATTACCACTTtctcatgataaaaaaaaaaataaaaaaaacgcagCCTGACTGATAACTCCGTTgtagagttgacctgaattcaaagttcaGAAGTTGTAAAAGACACTTGGCAAACAAAATGGTGGCTCGAGGCTTGATGACATCATCACTATGTAAACGAAAGAAGTTTCATtggtaggggaaaaaaaaaaaaatcttcaaaaagccCCACCCTAAGTGGCAGAATTATGtatgccgcacttttcagattctaatttgggggaaaaaaatttgaaatgatGCATCGTTTTCATTCCACTTTATAACATTCAGTGTTAATGTAGCGCATCAGTACATTGGAGTTTGTCGCTCTGATGTGAGAAAGTTAACAGGGTGTGACGACTTTTGCTCAGAcatgtgaacattttcagaacagcagaagtgaaaaagttaaaaacaaacaaaacaaaaaaaaacaggttctGCAGCTCAAAGTGATTCATGTCCGATTACTCACTACTTCCACAGGTGTAGGTTTCCTGCTCCCCCTGCAGTCATAAAGATGTCTCTGTTCTGGGGCAAATGCCTCACCTGCCAGATGGTTGCTTTGTGAGcctaagggaaaaaaaaaagaaacatcgataattttattaagaaaaagaaaaaagaaaaagctttaaaaaattgttgaaaatttCTGGGTCAAACAGTAATCATGCTGGTGATGGTGATTTATCACATTGGATGAAACAGtttaaactaaaatgtgttgaattttaaatatctttggacttttaaaaatatatataatgatcacattttctcatttctgacTAGTATTTGGCTTGCAGATGTTTTCTTCTACCTATGCCTGTCGCAGTAAGCAATTcattaattaatcacatgaaaaattaaaggagctcaataatttccattctggctattcacattttttgaaggacaattttgttggAGACATCGTAATCCATTTCGCTTATGGtttcagttgtatttttaaaaatgtattttcattgtATTCATCGTTTTTGTTGGCTgcgttttattttggatatttaaagtatattcCAGTATATATTAGAATACTGgaacatgttttacaaaattaaaatgcattggTCTTGAGAGggtgaacttgcattattattttattatcattattattacttgaaaatagtctttaaaacaataatattactgTTTGTTATAACAATTACTGGGAGATTTTATTGTCCAGCAGGATTTGTAATCGTGACAGGGCCAAGTTGTCCAAAAAGATGGAACCTCATGCTTCCAGACATTCTGCTACACCTTTGTGAAATATTCCCAGAGCTCAGACTGCCGACGCTTCCAGCTCCGTTAAGATGTGCTGTATGCCGAGTTTATTTTCCCCCCACATTTCCCCACCAAAAAGGCCACCGCTCTTCTCCAGCCCTGTGTCTACTTAGGCCCGCGACAAAAAGCCGCAGAGGAAGTTAGACAAACACGACCCCCAAAAAATGCTTCCAGCCGTGAAGACGCTCAAATTGACACGCAGCCCTAGTTCTTCTTTCCAACTGAAGGGATAATAATAAGAAcaataatctttttaaaaaaaaaattatattcccCCCTTCCCAGAAGTTTCCCGCTCCGCCCTCTGTAATCACCTTTTCGGAAATGGAGGCAAAGCCCTTGGTGGGGTGCTGAGTCCTCGTGTCGAAGACGTGGAATTTTCCTTCCAGTGAGGTGGCCACCAGTTTGTTCATGTTGATGTCCTTCCTGTCAAACTCCACACAGCATACCTGCTCAGAGtgggagaggaaaaagaaaaatgtagcaGGCTCCACACCAAGACAGCAATCATCGGCGCATCTAGATTCAAGAGGGAGTGAATAatggaatttttttaaagttaggactttaaaaaatgtattaaaaaaaatctatccacCACAATTCCTCATAAGGAATTTGGACGCGGGTTTTCACCTCACCCCGTTTTTAATGTTGGTTTCCCATCGTAGAGACATGTTCCGCAGGTCGAAGAGTTTAATGTCGCCATTGTCGTAGCCGGCACACACACATCGGTCCTGATCGTTGAAGGCGTGACCTGAAAAACGTTACACTAGATCAGGGgcgggcatttatcgtatcgctTATTGTTTGTAAGCGATTTTGTTcatcacaaacaaaatcataaattGTCCATTTAATGATGTATAAAAGTCCCCCAAAAAAACTGTCCACATTGTGCTGATTGTTAGGTTTAATGTTTTCCCCAATACTTGTTCAGCGAAAccatcaatacatttgaaacatgattaaatggAGTTATGATTTGCAGTTCAATTATACAAATTACACTTCTTTATGTAATTGGTGTCCTGAAGATAGGAATGTTTTCCAAGAGCTGTATTCATGTTCAACCATATggttacctaaaaaaaaagatgcaatagCTAGCTTTTACcgtcacttttatcattattacaacactaccacaaaatatcgtgaTCAAACTTTATGTCCATATCGTCCACTGCATAGATATACCTAAAATTTCCAGAAGattgttgaaaataaagttaaaagatACAACATAGTTTCATACATTACTAATATTCTCCTGACGTTTTATTCACTGCTTAATTTCAAGAggctttttatgcaaaaaaaagaaaagaaaatggtggTAAAATCGGACTTTCCCACTTTTTTGCgcaaaacacaaactattaggcatatttaattgatttataaaaactaGTAAATTCAGCAATGGGCTTCAAAAGCACTCATAAcattttgaactgttttgtgaaatcacaacaaacatttgtatGAAATGGAGCAACACGAAGCAGCGTTTTgttataaatctgaaaagtgtaggTGATTTCTGATTCCACTTGGTTGGactatgtttttctttagtggGTCAGAATAAATATGAATACTTGCCACAGCTTTtttgattgttatttttaaaaacaagcgAGACATCATTTCaacttttccttcctctgtACTAGTCTACTTTGGTTCCCATGTAAATTCcctataaaatatattgaagtgtATCACTATAACGTGAcaaaatgaatactttttcaaagtactgtagttttgattattttcttttgaggaaaaagtccagaaaagaaatgaaaatcttACAAATGATATCTGTATTTTGACTCGCTGTGATATTTTAGTTACCAAAGGCAACAGTCCAGCAGTCCCTCTTGGTCTCTCCTTCCACAGGCTCCATGTTGGCCACAGGTAAGTCCTTCTGCCTGGGATCCCACACCTTTACTGTCCCTGCAAAACCCAGCCAAAAACCCcaccaaacaaataaaaagaaaaaatttgtgTCTCGTTTTGTAATTCTCTCCATTTTGGTGcgactaaaacattttgtataagAACGGCATCAAGCTTTTCTGTTCTTACCATCTCTACTTCCCGTGACGATCTCAGGGGCACCGTCGCCAATTCCAAGGCCACCGACCCCGTCGATGCTGTTCACGATCTCTTTGTGGGCCTTTGTGGTGTAAACCGGCACATCGGGCGCTTCCAGATTCCTGTGGATGACAGAGACAAAGTAGACTGCGTACGCCGACACTTTTACTTCCACTGCTCATCTTTCCCATCAACAACAAAAGTGCACAATTGTAAGTAAACCTACAGTTTGGTGTAAATAGACAGTTGTAGTACCATATGTGGAGATTTCCATCAAAATCTCCGGTTGCCATGTGTCTTTGTTGAAGAGAGGAGGCTCCAAACGTCCCACACTTTATGGGTTTAGCTTTCTCCACCTGAAACATGGGGGCGTAAAGTGATGCTTCAGCTCCAACAAAGGGACAAATAGATTCAAATCAAATGTACAGCGccttggaaaaatattcattcatcctgagcttttttttaaaattatttttaatattcatggCCATCAGGGGCATagaaaacatgtggaagacAACTGGTGATCTGCCCATGACGAGACCAAACAGTAACTTCACGACCCAAATTAAAACACTGCGCATTGTAACCATCATCCCCATGCTAAtgcatggtgatggcagcatcatgcattGGGAATATTTTCTTGGGCTGGTACAATTCAGGGAAAATTACTGGAAGCAGCGTTCACTTTCTAATCAACAAACATAGTACCAGACCCGCAGTTTAGTTCAAGAATTTTAATTTCTAACTGAAGCGATCTACCactaaaaatcccaataaaacacaacgaAGTTTGCCAACATGACAAAATAGGAGGAAATATTCAAGGCATAGGAATATTTCAGCAACACACCATAAGTTCACCTGACCTTGATTATGTGCATGTTAACAACCAAAGATAATTAATTACCTAACTAAGTTATTATTATCTCGTTTTTGCAGTACATAGCAGTCACACTGTGTCACCTGGTTTCTGCAACGAACTGTCCACCTGTCTACAAACTGCCTGGCTGACTGTAACCATGGTTACAAGCGAGCAAGAGTGTTCTAGAACCCTCGCTTGAAATCTCTTGGATATCCCGTTCACACgatgattttaaaaaccaaaaaggcCCAATATAAGTGATGATACTACCTCTTTTATGAGCTGAGCCTCTCCGTGTTGAACTTCATAAATTTGGAACACCCCTGTTCCTCTGGCAAAGTTCCCCAAGCACACAAACTTGGCGCTGCACGGAATCCATTTGCTGTCGAACACCGTGTAGTTCAGACTCTTCTGAATGTGTGCGATGATCTGAGGCTTCGATAGGGGCGAGGACatcttttaaaatactttataaaagaGTCGAGAATCTATTGAAAAACGGATATCTCCAcgccaaaacaaaataaagcgACGATCCTCCCACAGAGCTTATTGCTGTCTGGAGATGTGCCTGactgtatatttatatattaagtAAACATCGTCTGCTTAAGGGCATACATAAGTCGGCTAATGGACATTGATAAATGAGACTGAATTATTAGTGACAcattctgagttttattttaaatcctaaacGTGTTCAAGAATTTCTTAACTCTATAGGCACTGATGACGCGGCTGTTTGGGTCTTTCCATCGCACCTCATGCCTCTGTGGCCACAGTCTGCCTCAGTTTTCTGAGCAAAACCGGATTTTAAAACACCTTCTGTGGAAATGGACACCGAAAAAACTCCTACTGTAGCCGCTGAAGTGACCGGGGAGAGTAAAGATGGAGCAGAGGCATTTACGAAGGTGAAGTCTAAAAAGAAGAATCAGAAACGTAAACGTGAGCAAGACGGagtggacatggacacagaggAGAGCGTGGCCATTAAACGGCCGCAGTTTCCACCGATCTCCGGAGACAAATTACGGGTAATTACCTCTATTTGCGTCCATCacatgtatgtaaaaaaaaaggtaaatttttAGGCACTGTTGTGTTTTCAGCACTTTAACAAGTTGGTGTGTGTGCTTCCCCTTTAAAACGTGCGCATGCGCACATTGTTCTTCAGACCTATTGGGAGAAACTACGAACGATATCGCTAATGACTTCCTTCGGGTGATGACGTCTCTAACAGAACTGATACATTGAAACAATGACATATTTAAACGAGCAATTCAAAATGATGCGTCAACAGCCAAACGAGccgagtgaaaaacaaaacactaaaccaggggtgtccaaagtcggtcctctaggtccggcatcctgcatgttttagttctctccctagtggttgtaacaacctcctcatcAAGGCCTtttaacgagccatcatttgatgcaggtgtgtaaacccagggagagaactaaatcatgcaggatgccgaccctccaggaccgactttggacacccctgcactAAACTGTATCTAAGTACGTATGTCTTACCATATATCCATATATAGCTATATAGACATAATATTGCAGGAATTTATTTACCATTCTGATAAATGTAGCTATTATCATGACACTACTCTGAGTTATTTTATGGTGTCTTCCATTTTGGCGTTGCTGACACGCTTTTCTGTGATTCATAATTatctctttaatatttttttattattattatttgtcatttaatcTTACTTTTACTCCAACATATTATTCTCTTTCAGCCAGGTAACCAAACataattttgccattttgtgTCTCAAGTCAAACTACTTTGAAAGTGTATGCAAATAAAACGACCAtatgtttacttaaaaaatattgattaaaaaaacataaatctatgTGTGTCATGAGATGAGAACTATTATGTTTGAGAGTTAATGAAGGTATAGATATACTTGGCACAgatttttacttgcattttaAGGTGACGTTGTTTGGATATGTGTTCCTGTGTGTGATTCAGGGACCAGATGAGATGCGTAAGATCCCCGTTCCAGCTCACAGATACACCCCGCTGAAGGAGAACTGGCTAAAGATTTTCACTCCCATCGTAGAGAACCTGCAGCTTCAAGTTCGATTTAACCTCAAGACCAGGAACGTAGAAATCAAAGTAAGTTCAGACATGTTACTATtcttaaggcttttttttccccccgtagTGCTTACAGCCTCGTCTGTTtcgtgtgttttatttttcagacgTGCA encodes:
- the dnaaf10 gene encoding dynein axonemal assembly factor 10 isoform X1; this encodes MSSPLSKPQIIAHIQKSLNYTVFDSKWIPCSAKFVCLGNFARGTGVFQIYEVQHGEAQLIKEVEKAKPIKCGTFGASSLQQRHMATGDFDGNLHIWYYNCLFTPNFYFVSVIHRNLEAPDVPVYTTKAHKEIVNSIDGVGGLGIGDGAPEIVTGSRDGTVKVWDPRQKDLPVANMEPVEGETKRDCWTVAFGHAFNDQDRCVCAGYDNGDIKLFDLRNMSLRWETNIKNGVCCVEFDRKDINMNKLVATSLEGKFHVFDTRTQHPTKGFASISEKAHKATIWQVRHLPQNRDIFMTAGGAGNLHLWKYEYPAQRSKKDSDGADVGVAGSVNLLQNATLSTQPIASLDWSPDKQGLCVCSGFDQTVRVLIVTKLNVA
- the dnaaf10 gene encoding dynein axonemal assembly factor 10 isoform X2, producing the protein MSSPLSKPQIIAHIQKSLNYTVFDSKWIPCSAKFVCLGNFARGTGVFQIYEVQHGEAQLIKEVEKAKPIKCGTFGASSLQQRHMATGDFDGNLHIWNLEAPDVPVYTTKAHKEIVNSIDGVGGLGIGDGAPEIVTGSRDGTVKVWDPRQKDLPVANMEPVEGETKRDCWTVAFGHAFNDQDRCVCAGYDNGDIKLFDLRNMSLRWETNIKNGVCCVEFDRKDINMNKLVATSLEGKFHVFDTRTQHPTKGFASISEKAHKATIWQVRHLPQNRDIFMTAGGAGNLHLWKYEYPAQRSKKDSDGADVGVAGSVNLLQNATLSTQPIASLDWSPDKQGLCVCSGFDQTVRVLIVTKLNVA